The genome window ATTTGAACCCGAAGAACGGGAAGGCTTTAAGAAAGCCTTGTCGCAAATTCCTGAATACGATTTGGTAACTGTTGGAACTACGGGCAATTTTAGGCTATTACGTAGTGGGAACTATCCTCCACTGCGGGGAACTGTACTGAGTACTGGCGATATTCACATCTTGTACACGACGGGTTATATACCAGAACTAGGCAAATATCCTCACGGGCATGTTCCAATGCCATTAAGAGTAGCTGACCATTATGGCGATAGTACCAAGACACAACTGCTGAAGGAGTTATTTGTATTGACTAAAATGAACTGGAATACTGCTGATGTAGATGGAGCATGGCCAATCACTTTGCAGTTTGCCAGAGCAGTCGGAGACATCCTCAAGGAAATTCCTGATGGCCAAATTCCTGAACCGAAATATGTTTACTATATGTGAAAGGCATCCCAACACGCGCATTCAGCCGCCACGCTCTGCTCGCTTCGCTTGCTCCGCGTGCGGCTGATGCGCCAGCCGTTAGGCCGCCACCATCAATCAATGCTCTACTCAAGCGATGGTATACTGCAGCTATCCGAATCTGTCTACTCCGTTGCAACTCCGAAATCCTTACCGAACATAGCGGCTTGCCTTTTGAGTCTTCGCCAGAGTTGCTGCCTGTAGTGGTTCCGAACCTAAATCATCACTGTCTGTAGTAGCGATTTGGCGAAGGACGTGCAAAGTCTATGAATTGTCAGTATGGGAACAAGTTCATTCGATCTGATAATTGGCTTCGTCTTAGGAGTGCTCACAAACTTCGTCGCTTGGGGACTACTTTTCCACTTCTTTGTCCCTAAAATCCGCTTTTCCCCGTCTATTAGTAAAGTTCGGATGAAAAAGACGGAGGAAGATAAATCTGGTTATAGATATAAATTTAAGATTGAAAATTGCGGGATTCGCAACATTATTGATATAGAACTTACAGCTAGAGTTAGCGTAAAAATGGGAAGGACTTGGAATATTGTGTACGTGCCATTGAGTCCAGACGGAAGTACGAGCTATAGAATCCCGATACTTCTTCCTGCCAAGAAGAACAAAATAGGACGCAGGAAGATATTGTTTCTATATACTAATAGCACCGACATACTACATGACTGGCCTATCTTTCCAGAAGAAATTAGACGAGCAGCGCGGAACAAGACACTACTCCTTGATGATTTAATGAGATCGGGAAAGACCGCGAAGTTAGAAATTCAAGCATACTGTTATGATAGCTTTAGTGGATCAAGAACACTGTTCGTATCAAAGCCGTATTCTGTAAGTGACATCGTGGAGGGTCCTTTCGATCGCAAAGGCCTCGATGTATTGCCTCACCAACCAAAGAAAATGTCGACCGACTCGGTATTTACTGAAAGAAAACAACAACCCGTAATGAAGGAAGATAAACTCTTAATGCAATTGCTCGATCTAGATTGAACATAACTTCTGTTTACACGCTTTCAGTGGCGGATCAACAAGGCGTTGCAGCGGACGCCGCTTCGCGTCGAGCAAGATCGTGGCGTTTTTGAAAGCTGGATTCGGTCCGAAATCCGTATCGTTCTATCAGTGCGGCACCGCTGAACGCCAGGCCGTTATGCCTCTTTTTTGAGAAGACGAACATCGTTTATTAGAGTGATCTTCCATGACAACTTTGATATTTGCTGAGAACTTCCGATCAGCATTTGAGAATTATATCAGACAGGGCCAAATAGCCCCTCTTTTCTTATTAGGAGATGCCTTTTTCGTGCTTAAGGAGCTTCCTGACTCTTCTATTGACTGTGTTATGACCTCACCACCCTATTGGGGAAAACGGCAATATGAGAATGGTGGAATTGGGCTTGAAAAGGATTACCGTGACTATGTGCGACACCTGGCGAAGATTTTTCTTGAGCTTAAGCGTGTATTGAAACCTGCAGGATCATTCTGGCTCAATATCGGAGACAGCTATCAACGTAAGAATTTGCTCGGAATTCCTTGGCGTGTTGCTTTTGAATTGACTGATAATCAGGGCTGGATTCTTCGTAACGCCGTTGTGTGGAATAAAGTTAAGAGCGGCATGGATAATACAACCGATCGACTTGGCAATATTTATGAAATGGTTTTCCACTTCGTCAAGCAACCCAAAGGTTATTACTACAATGCGGATGCCATTCGCTCGAAGCCACGCGAAGCGAAAGTCGTAAATGGGGCTGTCGTTTCCGCAACGGGAGTATCGGGAGTGCGCTATAGACGCCAAATTGAACTATCTACCGCCCTGTCTGAACAGGAAAAAGCCGCTGCTTATGAAGCCTTGGATAAGATGCTTGCAGAAGTTGCGGCAGGGCGTATTTCCGACTTTCGTATGATTATCCGCGGGCAACAGCGTACAACGCATTCAGATAGTGAAAAAGTGTCAGGACGAGCAAAAGAATTGATTGAAAAAGGATTCTACTTCTTACGGTATCACCCCAAGGGTTGCAAACCAAGCGACGTATGGGATATTCTTCCAGAAGATACTCAGGGAAGAGACTTGCACTTTGCGCCCTACCCTGTTGACCTTTGTAGAATACCAATCCTCGCTACATGCCCCCCAGCAGGGGTTGTTTTAGATCTTTTCTGTGGTACAGGTACTACCCTCTATTGTGCTCTCAACCTGGGTCGTAAATCGGTTGGAATTGACATATCGCGTAAGTATCTTGAAATTGCACAAGAAAGGTGCACCGAACTATGAGCAAGGTCGTCGAACTGTTTGGCATCTCAACTGAGAGAAGGGAAGAAAACTGGAGTCAGATTGTTCGAGAACAGATCTGTCCTTTTTTGGGAAAGAGATGTTATAAAGTAAGAAAGAGCGACCCTAACACTTCAATTGGAACATGCACAGTTCTCTATGGGAAGGTGGCTGAGCCTATCGTTATATGTCCGACTCGTTTGACCGAGCGGCGACAGATTTTTTCTGACTGTCTCCATCTTCTTACTACACATCAACCTGGTAACGAATTACACATTGTCTCGGAAGTCTCTGTACCGGGCGGTAGCGTTGACTACTTTCTGGTTTCCGTTAGAGACGGAAAGGTTAAGGACTTTGTCGGCATTGAAATTCAGACGTTAGACACAATCGGTACAGTATGGCCAGAGCGGCAAAGATTTCTGAGTGAGATAGGGATTCCGCGACCAGACGATGCCGAAAACTTTGATTAACCATACGGCATGAATTGGAAAATGACGGCAAAGACTATTTTGGTTCAAATGCATCACAAAATTGACACCTTTGAG of Chloroflexaceae bacterium contains these proteins:
- a CDS encoding site-specific DNA-methyltransferase, encoding MTTLIFAENFRSAFENYIRQGQIAPLFLLGDAFFVLKELPDSSIDCVMTSPPYWGKRQYENGGIGLEKDYRDYVRHLAKIFLELKRVLKPAGSFWLNIGDSYQRKNLLGIPWRVAFELTDNQGWILRNAVVWNKVKSGMDNTTDRLGNIYEMVFHFVKQPKGYYYNADAIRSKPREAKVVNGAVVSATGVSGVRYRRQIELSTALSEQEKAAAYEALDKMLAEVAAGRISDFRMIIRGQQRTTHSDSEKVSGRAKELIEKGFYFLRYHPKGCKPSDVWDILPEDTQGRDLHFAPYPVDLCRIPILATCPPAGVVLDLFCGTGTTLYCALNLGRKSVGIDISRKYLEIAQERCTEL